A genomic region of Microbacterium schleiferi contains the following coding sequences:
- the rplN gene encoding 50S ribosomal protein L14 → MIQNESRLKVADNTGAKELLTIRVLGGSNRRYAGLGDTIVATVKDAIPGGNVKKGDVVKAVIVRTVKQTRRPDGSYIKFDENAAVILKNDGEPRGTRIFGPVGRELRDKKFMKIVSLAPEVI, encoded by the coding sequence ATGATTCAGAACGAATCCCGCCTCAAGGTGGCGGACAACACGGGTGCCAAGGAGCTGCTGACCATTCGCGTGCTGGGCGGCTCCAACCGCCGCTACGCGGGTCTCGGCGACACCATCGTCGCGACCGTCAAGGACGCGATCCCCGGCGGCAACGTCAAGAAGGGCGATGTCGTCAAGGCGGTCATCGTGCGCACCGTCAAGCAGACCCGTCGTCCCGACGGTTCCTACATCAAGTTCGACGAGAACGCCGCCGTCATCCTGAAGAACGACGGGGAGCCCCGCGGCACCCGTATCTTCGGGCCGGTCGGCCGTGAGCTTCGTGACAAGAAGTTCATGAAGATCGTCTCGCTGGCCCCGGAGGTCATCTGA
- the rplX gene encoding 50S ribosomal protein L24: MANIKKGDLVQVISGPTPERGGDRGKQGTVLEVLTEQDRVIVEGVNYVTKHVRVGQTQRGTKTGGLETIEAPIHISNVQLVDPETKKPTRVGHRVEEQVKDGVKRTVRVRYAKKSGKDL, from the coding sequence ATGGCGAACATCAAGAAGGGTGACCTGGTTCAGGTCATCTCGGGCCCGACGCCCGAACGTGGTGGCGACCGCGGCAAGCAGGGCACGGTCCTCGAGGTACTCACCGAACAGGACCGCGTCATTGTCGAGGGCGTGAACTACGTCACCAAGCACGTCCGCGTGGGCCAGACCCAGCGCGGCACCAAGACGGGCGGTCTCGAGACCATCGAGGCGCCGATCCACATCTCCAACGTCCAGCTCGTGGACCCCGAGACCAAGAAGCCCACGCGGGTCGGTCACCGGGTCGAGGAGCAGGTCAAGGACGGCGTGAAGCGCACGGTTCGTGTGCGGTACGCGAAGAAGTCAGGCAAGGACCTCTGA
- the rplE gene encoding 50S ribosomal protein L5 yields MSTATAAPAGKTQPRLKQKYNGEIKKALQEEFGYPNVMQIPGLVKVVVNTGVGEAARDSKVIDGAVDDLTKITGQKPVVTKARKSIAQFKLREGQAIGAHVTLRGDRAWEFVDRLVNLALPRIRDFRGLSDKQFDGNGNYTFGLQEQSVFHEINQDKIDRVRGFDITIVTSAKTDAEGRALLRHLGFPFRAAEQQA; encoded by the coding sequence ATGAGCACTGCAACTGCTGCGCCCGCTGGCAAAACCCAGCCGCGCCTCAAGCAGAAGTACAACGGCGAGATCAAGAAGGCCCTGCAGGAAGAGTTCGGCTACCCGAACGTCATGCAGATCCCCGGACTGGTCAAGGTCGTCGTGAACACCGGTGTCGGCGAGGCAGCTCGCGACAGCAAGGTGATCGATGGCGCGGTTGACGACCTCACCAAGATCACCGGTCAGAAGCCGGTCGTCACGAAGGCTCGTAAGTCCATCGCGCAGTTCAAGCTGCGTGAGGGTCAGGCCATCGGCGCGCACGTCACCCTCCGTGGCGACCGCGCGTGGGAGTTCGTGGACCGCCTCGTCAACCTCGCGCTGCCCCGCATCCGCGACTTCCGCGGCCTCTCGGACAAGCAGTTCGACGGCAACGGCAACTACACCTTCGGCTTGCAGGAGCAGTCGGTGTTCCACGAGATCAACCAGGACAAGATCGACCGCGTCCGCGGGTTCGACATCACAATCGTGACGTCGGCGAAGACGGATGCCGAAGGTCGCGCCCTCCTGCGTCACCTCGGTTTCCCCTTCCGGGCAGCCGAGCAGCAGGCCTGA
- the rpsH gene encoding 30S ribosomal protein S8 has protein sequence MTMTDPVADMLTRLRNANSAHHDSVSLPSSKLKTHIAEILKQEGYISDWSVEDARVGQTLTMTLKYGPNRERSIAGIKRVSKPGLRVYAKSSEIPTVLGGLGVAILSTSSGLLTDRQAEQKGVGGEVLAYVW, from the coding sequence ATGACCATGACAGACCCGGTCGCAGACATGCTGACCCGGCTGCGCAATGCGAACTCGGCGCACCACGACTCCGTGTCGCTGCCGAGCTCCAAGCTCAAGACGCACATCGCCGAGATCCTCAAGCAGGAGGGCTACATCTCGGACTGGTCGGTCGAGGATGCCCGTGTGGGCCAGACCCTGACCATGACCCTCAAGTACGGCCCGAACCGGGAGCGTTCGATCGCGGGCATCAAGCGCGTGTCGAAGCCTGGTCTGCGCGTGTACGCGAAGTCCAGCGAGATCCCCACGGTTCTCGGCGGCCTCGGCGTTGCGATCCTGTCCACCTCCTCCGGTCTTCTCACCGACCGTCAGGCCGAGCAGAAGGGCGTGGGTGGGGAAGTCCTCGCCTACGTGTGGTGA
- the rplF gene encoding 50S ribosomal protein L6 yields MSRIGRLPIDIPAGVTITVDGQDVAVKGPKGELSLTVARPIEVKVEEGQVLVTRPDDERESRSLHGLTRTLINNNIIGVTQGYTKGLEVVGTGYRVAQKGGSIEFALGFSHPVVVEPPSGISFTVEGNNKVTVSGIDKQAVGEVAANIRKIRKPEPYKGKGIRYAGEVVRRKAGKAGK; encoded by the coding sequence ATGTCGCGTATTGGACGTCTTCCCATCGACATCCCCGCCGGTGTGACCATCACCGTCGACGGCCAGGATGTCGCCGTCAAGGGCCCGAAGGGTGAGCTGTCGCTCACCGTCGCGCGCCCCATCGAGGTCAAGGTCGAAGAGGGTCAGGTGCTCGTCACCCGTCCCGACGACGAGCGCGAGTCGCGTTCGCTGCACGGCCTGACCCGCACCCTGATCAACAACAACATCATCGGCGTGACCCAGGGCTACACCAAGGGCCTCGAGGTCGTCGGCACCGGTTACCGCGTTGCACAGAAGGGTGGCTCGATCGAGTTCGCCCTCGGCTTCTCGCACCCCGTCGTCGTTGAGCCGCCCAGCGGCATCAGCTTCACGGTCGAGGGCAACAACAAGGTCACCGTGAGCGGCATCGACAAGCAGGCCGTCGGTGAGGTTGCTGCGAACATTCGAAAGATCCGCAAGCCGGAGCCGTACAAGGGCAAGGGCATCCGCTACGCCGGCGAGGTCGTGCGTCGCAAGGCCGGAAAGGCTGGTAAGTAA
- the rplR gene encoding 50S ribosomal protein L18 — MSVKTKSDARARRHTRLRKKVVGTTERPRLVVTRSARHVFVQVVDDSKGHTLASASTLETDLRAFDGDKTAKARKVGELVAERAKAAGVADVVFDRGGNRYAGRVAAIADGAREGGLNL, encoded by the coding sequence ATGAGCGTCAAGACGAAGTCCGACGCCCGCGCGCGTCGCCACACCCGTCTTCGCAAGAAGGTCGTCGGCACCACCGAGCGTCCCCGTCTGGTCGTCACCCGCTCTGCCCGTCACGTATTCGTGCAGGTCGTGGACGACAGCAAGGGCCACACGCTGGCTTCGGCATCCACCCTCGAAACCGACCTGCGGGCGTTCGACGGTGACAAGACCGCCAAGGCCCGCAAGGTCGGCGAGCTCGTCGCCGAGCGCGCGAAGGCAGCCGGCGTCGCCGACGTCGTGTTCGACCGTGGCGGCAACCGCTACGCGGGACGTGTCGCGGCAATCGCCGACGGCGCCCGCGAAGGAGGTCTGAACCTGTGA
- the rpsE gene encoding 30S ribosomal protein S5 codes for MSENNNPVENDVTAAEGTEQTAEATAAEATATEATAAESTATTTEREREPRRGSRERNPNRERNSRDRGDNQFLERVVTINRVSKVVKGGRRFSFTALVVVGDGNGVVGVGYGKAREVPLAISKGVEEAKRNFFRVPRSGSTIPHPVQGEAAAGVVLLRPAAAGTGVIAGGPVRAVLECAGIHDVLSKSLGSSNTINIVHATVEALQQLEEPRSVAARRGLDFDQVAPARLVRADAEATAAQKVGA; via the coding sequence GTGAGCGAGAACAACAACCCCGTGGAGAACGACGTGACCGCTGCCGAGGGCACCGAGCAGACGGCCGAGGCCACTGCTGCCGAGGCCACTGCGACCGAGGCCACTGCGGCCGAGAGCACCGCCACGACCACCGAGCGCGAGCGCGAGCCGCGTCGCGGTAGCCGTGAGCGCAACCCCAACCGTGAGCGCAACTCGCGCGACCGTGGCGACAACCAGTTCCTCGAGCGCGTGGTCACCATCAACCGCGTGTCGAAGGTCGTGAAGGGTGGACGTCGCTTCAGCTTCACCGCCCTCGTCGTCGTCGGCGACGGTAATGGTGTGGTCGGCGTCGGCTACGGCAAGGCCCGCGAAGTTCCCCTGGCGATCTCCAAGGGTGTCGAAGAGGCCAAGCGTAACTTCTTCCGCGTGCCGCGTTCGGGTTCCACCATCCCGCACCCCGTGCAGGGTGAGGCAGCCGCCGGTGTGGTGCTTCTGCGCCCCGCCGCAGCCGGTACCGGTGTTATCGCCGGTGGTCCCGTTCGTGCCGTGCTCGAGTGCGCCGGCATCCACGACGTTCTGTCGAAGTCGCTCGGCTCGTCGAACACGATCAACATCGTGCACGCGACCGTCGAGGCCCTCCAGCAGCTCGAGGAGCCGCGCTCGGTCGCTGCCCGTCGTGGTCTCGACTTCGACCAGGTCGCACCCGCCCGTCTCGTGCGCGCCGACGCCGAGGCAACGGCTGCACAGAAGGTAGGTGCCTGA
- the rpmD gene encoding 50S ribosomal protein L30 — protein MAARLKVTQVKSKVSEKQNQRDTLRSLGLKRIGDSVVRPDDAQTRGYVKTVAHLVKVEEID, from the coding sequence ATGGCTGCTCGACTGAAGGTCACGCAGGTCAAGTCCAAGGTGAGCGAGAAGCAGAATCAGCGTGACACGCTGCGCTCGCTCGGTCTCAAGCGGATCGGCGACTCTGTCGTCCGTCCCGACGACGCGCAGACGCGCGGTTACGTCAAGACCGTCGCTCACCTCGTGAAGGTTGAGGAGATCGACTAA
- the rplO gene encoding 50S ribosomal protein L15, with protein sequence MADNEKVEADAAEAPKKAPARKAPAKAAADAPAEKKAPARKAPAKAAAASDAPAEKAAPAKKAPAKSTAAKKDVAPATRPGVLKVHHLRPVPGSNTAKTRVGRGEGSKGKTAGRGTKGTKARYQVKVGFEGGQMPLHMRTPKLRGFKNPFRVEYQVVNLSTLAELYPKGGEVTVGDLVAKGAVRKNEKVKVLGDGDISVKLTVTVDKVSGSAEQKIVAAGGSVQAAASAE encoded by the coding sequence ATGGCAGACAACGAAAAGGTCGAGGCCGACGCGGCCGAGGCCCCCAAGAAGGCGCCCGCGCGTAAGGCTCCGGCCAAGGCCGCTGCTGACGCGCCCGCCGAGAAGAAGGCGCCCGCGCGCAAGGCTCCGGCGAAGGCTGCTGCGGCATCCGACGCTCCGGCCGAGAAGGCGGCGCCCGCGAAGAAGGCTCCCGCGAAGTCGACGGCAGCGAAGAAGGATGTCGCACCTGCGACCCGTCCTGGTGTGCTCAAGGTTCACCACCTTCGTCCGGTTCCCGGTTCCAACACGGCGAAGACCCGTGTCGGTCGCGGTGAGGGTTCGAAGGGTAAGACCGCGGGCCGTGGTACCAAGGGCACGAAGGCCCGCTACCAGGTCAAGGTCGGTTTCGAGGGTGGGCAGATGCCGCTGCACATGCGCACCCCGAAGCTCCGTGGCTTCAAGAACCCGTTCCGGGTGGAGTACCAGGTCGTGAACCTCTCGACCCTGGCTGAGCTCTACCCGAAGGGCGGTGAGGTCACCGTGGGTGACCTCGTAGCCAAGGGCGCCGTTCGCAAGAACGAGAAGGTCAAGGTCCTCGGAGACGGCGACATCTCGGTGAAGCTCACCGTGACAGTCGACAAGGTCTCGGGTTCGGCCGAGCAGAAGATCGTCGCTGCTGGCGGGTCCGTCCAGGCCGCAGCCTCGGCAGAGTAG
- the secY gene encoding preprotein translocase subunit SecY, which yields MFSAIARVFRTPDLRRKIGFTLAIIALYRLGAHVPTPFVDFPNVQQCLRDSSGTEGVLALVNLFSGGALLQLSIFALGVMPYITATIIVQLLRVVIPHFEALYKEGQAGQARLTQYTRYLTIALALLQSTTLVTVARSGQLFGTSGVPECQQLLTNDAWWAQLLMIITMTAGTGLIMWFAELVTERGIGNGMSILIFTSIAAAFPASLWAIWQSRGFETFLLVIAVGIVVVGLVVFVEQSQRRIPVQYAKRMVGRRTYGGTNTYIPIKVNMAGVVPVIFASSLLYIPALIAQFNQPQAGEAPAPWVVWISNNLTNGDSPIYMVVYFLLIVGFTYFYVAITFNPVEVADNMKKYGGFIPGIRAGRPTAEYLDYVLTRITLPGSMYLGLIALLPLFALALVGANQNFPFGGASILIIVGVGLETVKQIDAQLQQRHYEGLLR from the coding sequence TTGTTCAGCGCCATCGCGCGGGTGTTCCGCACTCCCGACCTTCGTCGCAAAATCGGGTTCACCCTGGCCATCATCGCCCTGTATCGCCTGGGCGCACACGTACCCACACCGTTCGTGGATTTCCCGAACGTGCAGCAGTGTCTTCGTGACTCCAGCGGCACCGAGGGCGTGCTCGCTCTCGTCAACCTCTTCTCCGGTGGCGCGCTGCTGCAGCTGTCGATCTTCGCGCTCGGCGTCATGCCATACATCACCGCGACGATCATCGTGCAGCTGCTCCGCGTGGTCATCCCGCACTTCGAAGCCCTGTACAAGGAGGGCCAGGCGGGTCAGGCGCGGCTCACCCAGTACACGCGCTACCTCACCATCGCGCTCGCGCTCCTGCAGTCCACGACGCTTGTCACGGTTGCGCGCAGCGGCCAGCTGTTCGGCACCTCCGGTGTGCCCGAGTGCCAGCAGCTGCTCACCAACGATGCCTGGTGGGCGCAGTTGCTCATGATCATCACGATGACCGCCGGTACGGGTCTGATCATGTGGTTCGCCGAGCTCGTCACCGAGCGCGGCATCGGCAACGGGATGTCGATCCTCATCTTCACCTCGATCGCCGCCGCTTTCCCGGCCTCGCTGTGGGCGATCTGGCAGTCGCGCGGCTTTGAGACCTTCTTGCTCGTCATCGCCGTCGGAATCGTCGTCGTAGGCCTCGTGGTGTTCGTCGAACAGTCGCAGCGCCGCATCCCGGTGCAGTACGCGAAGCGGATGGTCGGTCGTCGTACCTACGGCGGGACCAACACCTACATCCCCATCAAGGTCAACATGGCCGGCGTCGTGCCCGTCATCTTCGCCTCGTCGCTGCTGTACATCCCGGCCCTCATCGCCCAGTTCAACCAGCCGCAGGCGGGCGAAGCGCCGGCGCCGTGGGTCGTGTGGATCAGCAACAACCTCACCAACGGCGACAGCCCGATCTACATGGTCGTGTACTTCCTGCTCATCGTCGGCTTCACCTACTTCTACGTGGCGATCACCTTCAACCCCGTTGAGGTCGCCGACAACATGAAGAAGTACGGCGGGTTCATTCCCGGCATCCGTGCTGGACGTCCGACCGCTGAGTACCTCGACTACGTCCTCACCCGCATCACGCTCCCGGGCTCGATGTACCTCGGTTTGATCGCGCTGCTTCCGCTGTTCGCTTTGGCGCTGGTCGGCGCGAACCAGAACTTCCCGTTCGGCGGCGCATCCATCCTGATCATCGTCGGTGTGGGTCTTGAGACCGTGAAGCAGATCGACGCTCAGCTGCAGCAGCGACACTACGAAGGGCTCCTCCGATGA
- a CDS encoding adenylate kinase has protein sequence MTRSADLPSARLLIVGPQGSGKGTQGVRVGEALSIPVISTGDVFRANVSAGTPLGQQVKAIIEAGDLVPDSLTSEIVRDRLTQDDASNGFLLDGYPRNLGQVGDLDAFLESRSEALDAVIELSVPREESIARLTQRALEQGRTDDTEEVIANRLAIYERETAPILDVYRERGIVDAIDGVGSLDEIADRITAALAARGITG, from the coding sequence ATGACGCGCTCCGCCGATCTTCCCTCCGCTCGCCTCCTGATCGTGGGTCCGCAAGGCTCGGGCAAGGGAACGCAGGGTGTTCGTGTGGGGGAGGCGCTCTCGATTCCCGTCATCTCGACCGGCGATGTCTTTCGCGCGAACGTGAGTGCTGGGACCCCGCTCGGCCAGCAGGTCAAGGCCATCATCGAAGCCGGCGACCTCGTACCGGATTCGCTCACGAGCGAGATCGTGCGAGACCGCCTCACGCAGGATGACGCGAGCAACGGATTCCTGCTCGATGGCTACCCCCGCAACCTCGGTCAGGTCGGCGACCTCGACGCTTTCCTCGAGAGCCGCAGCGAGGCACTGGATGCCGTCATCGAACTCTCCGTCCCGCGCGAGGAGTCGATCGCGCGTCTGACGCAGCGTGCCCTCGAGCAGGGACGCACCGATGACACCGAAGAGGTCATCGCGAACCGTCTCGCCATCTACGAGCGCGAGACGGCTCCGATTCTCGATGTGTACCGCGAGCGCGGGATCGTCGACGCGATCGACGGTGTCGGCTCGCTCGATGAGATCGCAGACCGCATCACTGCCGCCCTTGCGGCGCGCGGCATCACCGGCTGA
- the map gene encoding type I methionyl aminopeptidase: MLRRSIYKTPAQLRAMVEPGLITAAALDAVRERAVAGVTTLELDAVASTVITGRGARSNFQLVRGYRHTVCASVNQQVVHGIPGDYVLQPGDILSVDAGAEYHGWNGDSAFSVVLPDSQRPDLVAARQRLSDVTRGSLWAGVAALATASHVGDVGAAIEGYVEDHAPEGGYGILRDYIGHGIGRKMHEAPPVFNYRTSDPGAEVRPGLVLAIEPMVVAGDQATFVEDDDWTVSTVDGTDGSHWEHSVAVHDGGIWVLTAPDGGAAELAPFGVTPQPIAGA, encoded by the coding sequence GTGCTGCGTCGATCGATCTACAAGACCCCCGCTCAGCTGCGGGCCATGGTCGAGCCTGGGTTGATCACCGCCGCCGCGTTGGACGCTGTGCGTGAGCGTGCCGTAGCGGGAGTGACGACCCTGGAGCTGGATGCCGTGGCATCCACGGTGATCACCGGGCGGGGCGCCCGCTCGAACTTTCAGCTCGTGCGCGGGTATCGGCACACGGTGTGCGCCTCGGTGAACCAGCAGGTCGTTCACGGCATCCCCGGTGACTACGTGCTGCAGCCCGGCGACATCCTCTCGGTGGATGCCGGAGCCGAGTACCACGGGTGGAACGGCGACTCTGCGTTCTCGGTCGTCTTGCCCGATTCCCAGCGCCCCGACCTGGTCGCCGCTCGGCAGCGTCTCTCGGACGTGACCCGCGGTTCGCTGTGGGCAGGGGTGGCAGCGCTGGCGACGGCGTCGCACGTCGGGGACGTCGGCGCAGCGATCGAAGGCTACGTCGAAGATCACGCGCCGGAGGGCGGATACGGCATCCTGCGCGACTACATCGGTCACGGTATCGGGCGGAAGATGCACGAGGCGCCGCCGGTGTTCAACTACCGCACGAGCGACCCGGGGGCAGAAGTCCGGCCAGGGCTCGTTCTCGCTATCGAACCCATGGTCGTTGCCGGTGACCAGGCGACCTTCGTCGAGGACGACGACTGGACCGTCTCCACCGTCGATGGCACAGACGGCTCACATTGGGAACATAGCGTTGCCGTGCACGATGGTGGTATCTGGGTGCTCACGGCACCCGATGGTGGCGCCGCGGAGCTCGCTCCGTTCGGTGTCACCCCGCAACCGATCGCGGGGGCCTGA
- a CDS encoding DsbA family protein — translation MATTANRSNSFAIWVSVAVVAALVLVGALVVWMNNSNSASGPVPAAANVNTETGAIAVGAGPNTVDTYVDFMCPYCNQFEQAEGETIKRLIDDGSITLNVHPVSILDRISKGTEFSTRSASAAYCVAESDPDVVLDFVSAMYAHQPAEDSPGLRDDEIVAIAESAGATNSSSCITNGTYMDFATQMTKNLPADPATGRAGTPALVVNGEYVPLKPPYNPQADIVSRLN, via the coding sequence ATGGCAACTACCGCGAACAGGAGCAACTCGTTCGCGATCTGGGTCAGCGTCGCGGTCGTAGCGGCGCTCGTCCTCGTCGGCGCCCTTGTCGTGTGGATGAACAACAGCAACTCCGCGTCAGGACCCGTGCCTGCTGCCGCGAACGTCAACACCGAGACGGGTGCGATCGCGGTTGGTGCCGGACCGAACACGGTCGATACCTACGTCGATTTCATGTGCCCCTACTGCAACCAGTTCGAGCAGGCCGAAGGCGAGACCATCAAGCGGCTCATCGACGACGGATCGATCACGCTCAATGTGCATCCCGTCTCGATTCTGGACCGGATCTCGAAGGGTACGGAGTTCTCGACGCGGTCTGCCAGTGCGGCGTATTGCGTGGCCGAGTCGGATCCGGACGTGGTCCTGGACTTCGTGAGTGCCATGTACGCCCACCAGCCGGCGGAAGACTCGCCCGGATTGCGCGACGATGAGATCGTCGCGATCGCCGAGAGCGCGGGTGCAACGAACTCCTCCTCCTGCATCACCAACGGCACCTACATGGATTTCGCGACGCAGATGACGAAGAATCTGCCGGCCGACCCCGCGACAGGTAGGGCGGGCACACCCGCGCTTGTCGTCAACGGTGAGTACGTCCCGCTCAAGCCCCCCTATAACCCGCAGGCCGACATCGTTTCGCGCCTGAACTAA
- a CDS encoding DsbA family protein — translation MVGDGANEVDVWFDFYCPHCQDFEDVYGPTLEELVSSGDITLNMHPVALSGLNAASGTDFSERSASALYCVATQDADAAFAFTQTLLTADVTGAGWTDDELISLAADSGVTGIDDCITKRTYVDYVDAQTREIPASPSGGQGTPTLVINGEYISLTGDVNADIVNRLN, via the coding sequence ATGGTCGGGGACGGTGCGAACGAGGTCGATGTCTGGTTCGACTTCTACTGCCCGCACTGCCAGGACTTCGAAGACGTGTACGGCCCGACGCTCGAGGAACTCGTCTCGTCGGGAGACATCACCCTCAACATGCATCCGGTCGCGCTGTCGGGTCTGAATGCGGCATCCGGCACTGACTTCTCCGAGCGGTCGGCCAGCGCGCTCTACTGTGTCGCGACGCAGGACGCTGATGCTGCCTTCGCGTTCACCCAGACACTGCTGACTGCCGATGTCACCGGCGCAGGGTGGACGGATGACGAACTCATCTCCCTGGCCGCCGACTCCGGGGTCACGGGAATCGACGACTGCATCACCAAGCGCACGTATGTCGACTACGTCGATGCCCAGACGCGCGAGATCCCGGCCAGCCCGTCGGGCGGCCAGGGCACGCCGACGCTCGTGATCAACGGCGAGTACATCTCCCTGACCGGCGACGTGAACGCCGACATCGTGAATCGCCTCAACTAA